Below is a window of bacterium DNA.
TGGGACCACGCGACGATCGCCCTCTTCCGGCGCCTCGACGGCGACCTGTGGGAGCGGAGCGGCCACAACCCGATCCGCATGCTCGGCGAGATCTCCCAGGAGCGGCTGCTCGTCGTCGCCGAGGACGAGGCGTTCCTCGCCCACATGGACCGCGTGAAGCGGGACCTCGACGAGTACGTCTCCGGCGTCGGGACGTGGCACCGCAAGACGTTCGGCCCGGCCGACCAGCCGCTGGTCGCCTACTTCTCGATGGAATTCGGGCTGACGGAGTGCCTGCCGATCTACTCCGGCGGCCTCGGCGTCCTCGCCGGCGACCACCTCAAGTCGGCCTCCGACCTCGGCGTGCCGCTCGTCGGCGTCGGCCTGCTCTACCAGAAGGGGTACTTCCGCCAGTACCTGACCGCGGACGGCTGGCAGCAGGAGCGGTACCCGGTCAACGACTTCCACCTCATGCCGGTGCAGGAGGAGCTCGACGCGTCGGGCAAGCCGGTCTACGTCTCGGTCGATCTCGCCGGTCGCGAGACGAAGATCAAGCTCTGGCGGGTGCAGGTCGGGCGCGTGCGGCTGGTCCTGCTCGACACCAACATCCCCGAGAACCCGCAGGATCTGCAGGACGTCACCGACGAGCTGTACGGCGGCGACCTCGAGACGCGCATCCGCCAGGAGATCGTCCTCGGCATCGGCGGCGTCCGCGCGCTGGAGGCGCTCGGGCTGCGGCCGCGCACCTACCACATGAACGAAGGGCACTGCGCCTTCCAGGGCGTCGAGCGGATACGCCGGCTGGTCCGCGAGCGCGGGCTGTCGTTCGGCGAGGCGCGGGAGCTGGTCGCGGCGAGCTCGATCTTCACCACGCACACGCCGGTCGCCGCGGGGTTCGACGTTTTCCCGCCCGACCTGATGGAGCGGTACTTCCGCGGCTGGACGACCGGCTCGGGCATCACGCGCGACGAGGCGTTCGCCCTCGGGCGGATCTGGCCGGGGGAGGTCAACGCCGGCTTCAACATGGCGGTCCTGGCGATCCGCACCGCCGGCTACGTCAACGCCGTCAGCCGGCTGCACGGCGACGTCTCGCGCCGGATGTTCCGCGACCTCTGGCCGGGAACGCCGGACGACGAACTGCCGATCGGCTACGTGACGAACGGCGTCCATCCCGGTTCGTGGATCAGCGACGACATGCGCAGTCTCTACGACCGTTACCTCGGGCCGCGCTGGGCGGAGGAGCCGGGGGACACGATGGTCTGGCTGCGCGGGGTCGAGATCCCCGGCGAGGAGCTGTGGCGCACGCACGAGCGGCGCCGCGAGCGGCTCGTCGGTTTCGCGCGCCGGCGCGTCGCGGCGCAGCTCAAGGCGCGCGGCGCCGGGGCGGCGAGCGTCGCGCAGGCCGCGGAACTGCTCGATCCGGAGGCGCTGACGATCGGCTTCGGCCGGCGGTTCGCGACCTACAAGCGGGCGACGTTGATCCTCTCCGACCCGGAGCGGCTGGCGAAGATCCTCAACGCGCCGGGGCGGCCGGTGCAGATCATCTTCGCCGGGAAGGCCCATCCGAAGGACGATCAAGGCAAGACGCTGATCCGCGAGATCGTGCAGCTCGCCGCGCGGCCGGAGTTCCGCCGGCGGATCGTCTTCCTCGAGGACTACGACGCGGTCGTCGCCCGCTACATGCTGCAGGGGGTGGACGTCTGGCTGAACACGCCGCGCCGGCCGATGGAGGCCTCCGGCACCTCGGGGATGAAGGCGGCGTTCAACGGCGCCCTCAACCTCTCCGTGCTCGACGGCTGGTGGGAGGAGGGCTGGACGCCGACGACGGGGTGGGCGATCGGGCGCGGCGAGGAGTACGCCGACGCCGCGGAGCAGGACCGCGTCGAGGCCGGCCAGCTCTACGAACTGCTCGAGCGCGAGGTGTCGCCGCTCTTCTACGACCGCGGGGTGGACGGTCTGCCGCGCCGCTGGATCGACCTGATGAAGAACGCGATGACCGCCCTCTGCCCGGTCTTCAACACCAACCGCATGGTCCACCAGTACACGGTGGAGGGCTACCATCCGGCGGGGAAGCGCCGCGAGCGCTTGGAGGCCGACGAGGGCCTCCGCGCCAAGGCGCTCGCCGCGTGGCGCGCCAAGGCGCGCGCCGCCTGGCCGCAGGTCCACGTGGCGAAGGTCGAGGCGCCGGTCTCCGACGAACTGCGCGTGGGCGACACCGTTCCGGTGCGGGCCCTCGTGCGGCTCGGGCCGCTCGCGCCGGAGGACGTCACCGTCGAGGTCTACGCCGGACGGGTCGACGAGGCGGGACAGATCGTCGGCGCCAAGACCTGGGAGATGAAGGCGACCGGCGCGACGGAAGGGGACGGAACGGAGTTCCGGGCGGCGGTCTCCTGCCCGATGAGCGGACGGATCGGCCTGACGGTCCGCGTGCTCGCGCAGCACGAGGATCTGGCCCACGCCCACGACACCGGCCTGATCGTCTGGAGCTGAAGCATCGGACGCCGGCGCGCGCCGCGGAGACGGATGGAAACAATCCGGATCGGCGGCGCGCTGGCCGCGGTCAGGGGCCGGTGGCGGATCGACCGACATGCCCTAAATTGAGCGGGGGGGGAGCGCGGCGCGGCGCCGGGGCCGGGACGCGCGCAGGCGGGAGATGGAGCAGGGTCGGTCCTCTTGGCGCGATGATTCCGCGGCGCGGCGGCTTTTCCGCCGCGCAATGGTCGTCCTCTCGCTCGCCGCGGCGGCGGCGGCTCCCGCGGCGGCGCTCGACCCGGGCC
It encodes the following:
- the glgP gene encoding alpha-glucan family phosphorylase; this encodes WDHATIALFRRLDGDLWERSGHNPIRMLGEISQERLLVVAEDEAFLAHMDRVKRDLDEYVSGVGTWHRKTFGPADQPLVAYFSMEFGLTECLPIYSGGLGVLAGDHLKSASDLGVPLVGVGLLYQKGYFRQYLTADGWQQERYPVNDFHLMPVQEELDASGKPVYVSVDLAGRETKIKLWRVQVGRVRLVLLDTNIPENPQDLQDVTDELYGGDLETRIRQEIVLGIGGVRALEALGLRPRTYHMNEGHCAFQGVERIRRLVRERGLSFGEARELVAASSIFTTHTPVAAGFDVFPPDLMERYFRGWTTGSGITRDEAFALGRIWPGEVNAGFNMAVLAIRTAGYVNAVSRLHGDVSRRMFRDLWPGTPDDELPIGYVTNGVHPGSWISDDMRSLYDRYLGPRWAEEPGDTMVWLRGVEIPGEELWRTHERRRERLVGFARRRVAAQLKARGAGAASVAQAAELLDPEALTIGFGRRFATYKRATLILSDPERLAKILNAPGRPVQIIFAGKAHPKDDQGKTLIREIVQLAARPEFRRRIVFLEDYDAVVARYMLQGVDVWLNTPRRPMEASGTSGMKAAFNGALNLSVLDGWWEEGWTPTTGWAIGRGEEYADAAEQDRVEAGQLYELLEREVSPLFYDRGVDGLPRRWIDLMKNAMTALCPVFNTNRMVHQYTVEGYHPAGKRRERLEADEGLRAKALAAWRAKARAAWPQVHVAKVEAPVSDELRVGDTVPVRALVRLGPLAPEDVTVEVYAGRVDEAGQIVGAKTWEMKATGATEGDGTEFRAAVSCPMSGRIGLTVRVLAQHEDLAHAHDTGLIVWS